In the genome of Flavobacteriales bacterium, one region contains:
- a CDS encoding homogentisate 1,2-dioxygenase: protein MPIYHHLGKIPQKRHTVFKQPDGRHYYEQLFGTEGFVGMSSLLYHVYRPTMVKTVGESKSVAPKIAIEKNMKALRLRGFEVPPADDFLDSRKVLMVNNDLTIGVAAPRKSLREYFYKNADADEMLFIHKGSGTLRTLVGNIPFEYGDYLIIPRGMIYQIDFDGEDNRLLVLESFSPLYTPKRYRNHFGQLLEHSPFCERDLKLPSELETHDEKGDFLMKIKKDGMLYEYIYASHPFDVVGWDGYNFPYGFSIHNFEPITGRIHMPPPIHQTFEAHNFVVCSFCPRLYDYHPQSIPAPYNHSNIDSDEVLYYVDGDFMSRNDIGPGHFTLHPGGIPHGPHPGAMERSIGQKETSELAVMIDPFRPLKITEEALSIQDPDYYLSWVE from the coding sequence ATGCCTATTTATCATCACCTGGGTAAGATACCTCAGAAACGTCATACGGTTTTCAAGCAACCCGATGGCAGGCATTACTACGAACAACTTTTCGGAACGGAAGGCTTCGTGGGCATGTCTTCTTTGTTGTACCATGTGTACAGGCCCACCATGGTGAAAACGGTGGGTGAGTCCAAGTCCGTTGCGCCGAAAATCGCCATCGAGAAAAACATGAAGGCCCTGCGCCTTCGTGGTTTTGAAGTGCCTCCCGCCGATGATTTCCTCGATAGCCGAAAGGTACTGATGGTGAACAACGACCTCACCATTGGCGTGGCGGCTCCACGTAAATCACTCCGCGAATATTTCTACAAAAACGCCGATGCCGATGAGATGCTGTTCATTCACAAAGGATCCGGCACACTGCGCACACTGGTGGGCAACATCCCCTTCGAGTACGGTGACTATCTGATCATCCCCAGGGGCATGATCTACCAGATCGATTTCGACGGCGAAGACAACCGATTGCTGGTGCTGGAATCTTTCAGCCCCCTCTATACACCGAAGCGTTACCGCAATCATTTCGGACAATTGCTCGAACACTCCCCGTTCTGTGAACGCGACCTGAAGCTGCCCTCCGAACTGGAAACCCATGACGAGAAGGGTGATTTTCTGATGAAGATCAAAAAGGACGGCATGCTTTACGAATACATCTATGCATCACATCCATTTGATGTGGTGGGATGGGACGGATACAACTTCCCTTATGGATTCTCCATCCACAACTTCGAGCCGATTACCGGTCGCATCCACATGCCACCGCCGATCCATCAGACTTTCGAAGCGCACAATTTTGTGGTGTGTTCTTTCTGTCCGCGCCTGTACGACTACCATCCGCAATCCATCCCTGCTCCCTATAACCACAGCAACATCGATTCGGATGAAGTACTGTACTATGTGGACGGCGATTTCATGAGCCGCAATGACATCGGTCCGGGACACTTCACCCTGCACCCCGGAGGCATTCCCCACGGGCCGCACCCCGGCGCCATGGAGCGCAGCATCGGACAAAAAGAGACTTCCGAATTGGCTGTGATGATCGATCCGTTCAGACCGCTGAAAATTACAGAAGAGGCACTGTCCATCCAGGACCCTGACTATTACCTGTCGTGGGTGGAATAG
- the hppD gene encoding 4-hydroxyphenylpyruvate dioxygenase, whose translation MATQLKNVEYGTEKIFQDAQDFMPINGTDYVEFYVGNAKQAAHYYKTAFGFQSLAYSGLETGNKEATSYVLQQDKIRLVLTTPLTPESPIAEHIKQHGDGVKVIALWVPDARKAFEEATKRGAKPFMQPTVEKDDNGEVVRSGIHTYGETVHIFVERNNYKGLFLPGFRKWESDYNPSSIGLKFIDHMVGNVELNGMNEWVKFYGEVMGFAQLVSFDDKDISTEYTALMSKVMSNGNGRIKFPINEPAEGKKKSQIEEYLEFYRGPGVQHIAVATDNIIETVTQLRQRGVEFLHVPATYYDDVLDRVGEIDEDLKPLKELGILIDRDDEGYLLQIFTKPVEDRPTVFYEIIQRKGAKSFGKGNFKALFEAIEREQESRGTL comes from the coding sequence ATGGCAACCCAACTGAAAAATGTAGAGTACGGTACGGAGAAGATCTTCCAGGATGCGCAGGATTTCATGCCCATCAACGGTACCGATTACGTAGAGTTCTATGTAGGCAATGCCAAGCAGGCCGCTCACTATTACAAAACCGCTTTCGGTTTTCAGTCGCTCGCATATTCCGGCCTTGAGACCGGGAACAAAGAAGCCACTTCCTACGTGCTTCAACAAGACAAGATCAGGCTGGTACTGACCACGCCGCTGACTCCCGAATCGCCCATCGCCGAGCACATCAAACAACACGGCGACGGCGTGAAAGTGATCGCATTGTGGGTGCCAGATGCCCGTAAAGCTTTCGAAGAAGCCACCAAACGCGGTGCAAAACCTTTTATGCAACCCACCGTGGAAAAAGACGACAATGGTGAAGTGGTTCGCTCCGGTATTCATACCTACGGAGAAACCGTGCACATCTTTGTAGAGCGCAACAATTACAAAGGCCTGTTCCTGCCTGGTTTCCGCAAATGGGAATCTGACTACAACCCCAGTTCCATCGGCCTCAAGTTCATAGACCACATGGTGGGCAACGTAGAGCTGAACGGCATGAACGAGTGGGTGAAGTTTTATGGCGAGGTGATGGGTTTCGCACAACTGGTGTCCTTTGACGACAAAGACATTTCCACCGAGTACACAGCCCTGATGAGTAAGGTGATGAGCAATGGCAACGGCCGCATCAAATTCCCAATCAACGAACCCGCCGAAGGAAAAAAGAAATCGCAGATTGAAGAGTACCTGGAGTTTTACCGTGGACCCGGTGTGCAACACATCGCCGTGGCAACGGATAACATCATTGAAACGGTGACCCAGCTTCGTCAACGGGGCGTTGAGTTCCTCCATGTGCCTGCCACATACTATGATGATGTACTGGATCGTGTGGGCGAGATTGATGAAGATCTGAAGCCGTTGAAAGAACTGGGCATCCTGATCGACCGCGATGACGAAGGATACCTGCTTCAGATCTTCACTAAACCCGTGGAAGATCGTCCGACGGTGTTCTATGAAATCATCCAGCGCAAAGGTGCGAAGTCCTTTGGTAAAGGTAATTTCAAGGCCCTCTTCGAAGCCATTGAACGTGAACAGGAAAGCAGAGGAACACTCTGA
- a CDS encoding CopD family protein → MAWQYIKALHIIFIVTWFAGLFYIVRLFVYHAESALKPDPEKGILQKQFKLMEKRLWYGIAWPSMVITMVLGPWLAITLYPTWDAWLLVKLALVLGLVLYHLQCHSLFTKFQADMIPWKSYQLRIWNELATVLLVAIVFIVVFKNLFDFWWGLLGLVVFSMLLMLAIRVYRKRREKRNP, encoded by the coding sequence ATGGCCTGGCAGTACATCAAAGCGCTTCACATCATTTTTATCGTTACCTGGTTTGCAGGCTTGTTCTACATCGTGCGGTTGTTCGTGTATCATGCGGAGTCTGCACTCAAACCCGATCCTGAAAAAGGCATCCTGCAAAAGCAATTCAAGTTAATGGAAAAGCGCCTGTGGTATGGGATCGCATGGCCATCTATGGTTATTACGATGGTTTTGGGTCCATGGTTGGCAATCACCCTGTATCCCACCTGGGATGCCTGGTTACTGGTGAAGCTGGCACTGGTGTTGGGACTGGTGTTGTATCACCTGCAATGTCATTCGCTCTTCACCAAATTCCAGGCGGATATGATTCCCTGGAAGTCTTACCAATTGCGCATATGGAATGAATTGGCCACAGTGTTGCTGGTGGCCATTGTGTTCATTGTGGTGTTCAAGAACCTGTTCGACTTCTGGTGGGGGTTGTTGGGACTGGTGGTGTTCAGCATGCTACTGATGCTGGCCATCCGGGTATA